The segment CTGACGCACGGCAGCTTCCAGCAGGACTTTGATGGAGAAGGGCAGGCGGGAGATTTCGCCGACCCCCTTTTCATCCAGTCCCTTCAGGCTGTAGTAAACATAATCCTTACCACCGGCGGTCAGCTTTTGGCGCACGCCGTAGAGGTCCTTTTTGGACATGGGTAAACAACCTCCTTTGTTGGTTGGATAATGGAAGGAGTTCTGTTTCGTTGAATGAAACGGAGTTTCTTTTTCGATACTATTATACACCGGTTCCTTTCGTTTTGTATACCCTTGAACCGCCTGAAAATTTCCCTTTGACCCCGAAAAAAAAGAGATTATAATGGATAAAAAATAAAAAGGAATTTCATTAAGCGGAACAAACAAAGGGGACCCCGCACATGGAAGGTAAAAAAACAGTGCGTGCTGCTGAGCGTGCACTGGACATTTTGCTCTGTTTCATCCAGAAACCGGAACTGTCATTGACTGAAATCGCCAGATTGACCCAATTGAATAAGAGTACGGTGTACCGTCTGCTGGCCACATTGGAGGAGAAAGGATTTTTGTCCCGGGATCCGGATACGGAAAAATACAGGTTGGGCTTCCGCATCTGGGAACTGTCCGCCCATCTGTCCCGTTCCGATGATCCGGCGGTTCTCTTCCTTCCCGGGATGGAGAGGCTCCGGGACCAAATCGAAGAGACGGTGAGTCTCTATGTCCGGGACGGTGCGGAGCGGGTTCGCGTGCAGGCGGTGGAAAGCTTGCAGGCCATCCGGCGGGTGGCACCGGTGGGGGCCCGCATGCCCCTGGCGGTGGGAGCCGCCGGCAAAGTGTTGGTTGCTTTCGCCGCCCCCTCCATCCGGGACGGGATCTTGTCGGATCCCCAGTGGCCGGAGAACGTGGATCCGGGGCAGTATACCGAACAACTGAGGGAGATACGGAAACAAGGCTATGCCACCAGTGTGGAAGAGAGGGAGGCGGGTACCTCTGCCGTTGCCGTTCCCATCTTCGGCCAAAAGGGAGAGGTTGTGGCAGCCCTTGCGGTTTCCGGGCCGGTGGGCCGCCTGACGGAAGAGCGGATGAAGGAAGTGGTGCCCCACGTGCTGGAAGCGGCGGAACGAATGAAAAAGATGCTCAACTGAACCGGGGGGTGATTTGCCCCCCGGAAGGGAAAAACAAAGGGAGATTGGTCCCTGTCTAAGGAGGAGATCAGATTGACCCAAGACCGAAAGCCGAACCGGGAGGCCCTGAAAAAGCGGCTGACTCCCCTCCAATTTGAGGTGACCCAGAACAACGGCACGGAGCCTCCCTTTCAAAATGAGTACTGGGATAACCGACGGGAAGGCATCTATGTGGATATCGTCTCCGGCGAGCCCCTCTTCAGCTCCCGGGATCAGTATGATGCCGGCTGCGGCTGGCCCAGTTTCACCCGGCCCATCGACAAGTCCCGCATCGGGGAGCATGAGGATCGCAGTCACGGGATGATCCGGACGGAAGTGCGGAGCAAGCAGGCCGACTCCCATCTGGGCCACGTCTTCGACGACGGCCCGGGCCCGGAAGGCCTCCGCTACTGCATCAATTCAGCCGCCCTCCGCTTTATCCCCAAGGAAGACTTGGAGAAAGAGGGGTATGGGGAGTACCGGAAATGGTTTGATGAAGAGGACGGGGAAGATTGAACAGATCTATACAGGAAGAAGGCTGCCCCAGAGGTCATCCGTTGCGACCTTT is part of the Kroppenstedtia eburnea genome and harbors:
- a CDS encoding IclR family transcriptional regulator produces the protein MEGKKTVRAAERALDILLCFIQKPELSLTEIARLTQLNKSTVYRLLATLEEKGFLSRDPDTEKYRLGFRIWELSAHLSRSDDPAVLFLPGMERLRDQIEETVSLYVRDGAERVRVQAVESLQAIRRVAPVGARMPLAVGAAGKVLVAFAAPSIRDGILSDPQWPENVDPGQYTEQLREIRKQGYATSVEEREAGTSAVAVPIFGQKGEVVAALAVSGPVGRLTEERMKEVVPHVLEAAERMKKMLN